GCAAGGGGGATTGACCCCAAGACATCTAAAACTGTTTCACTGGTAGATGGTGCAATCACTACTAAAGAAGATTCTAATGGCTCATGATATTGCCAAAAAGATTCTAGCTTTAATAAATATTGATTTTGGGAAATCGACTCTTTATCTTCTTGTGTTTGGTCAGTTGTGACTTCAATATTAGTACTACGTAACTGACGTAAATTACTAATAATTTGCTCTTTGGTACGTCCCCGCAATTGAAAGAGTACAAAAGGATCTTCACTAAAGCGATCGCCTAACTGATAGTAAACTGCTGCAATATGTTTACACGGATTTGCTTTATCAGGACAAGAACATTTACTGTGGACGTCAGATAAAGTAAAAGGAAATAGCGAAATACCATTAGCAGTAAAAACTTCTTCTATATTTTGTGGCATTTCTCCTGCCAAAAGTTTCGCCGCAAAAATTGCTTTTTGAGACATTGTTTCTACTACATAATTCCACTCTTCATCGCTAAAAGAGTCAAGGGAAAGAGAAACTTTATAAGGTTCAGGTTCACTACCCTGTACCTTTGCTAATACCTTTGCACCCTGAAATTCAATGCTGAGAACATTACCTTGACGCGCATAATTTCTACCGCGTTCTAAACGTTTTTTAAAGCGATAAGAATCTAATAATTCTAGCCACCTTTGTGACCACCATTCTCTACTAGCTTGTAATGTGTAATTAGTCATTTGTCAATGTCAATGATCAATTGTTAGTAGTTAGTAGTTAGTGGTTATTCTATACTTCTCACACCCCACCCTACGGGAAGCCGCGCAAAGCGCGTCTACACACTCCTCACACCCCTTACACCCTCATCTTCCCGATCCCCGTCACTCTTCATCTTCTTCTATGACTGCACTACGATCCAATAAAAGTAAATTACGGAGTTGATTTGTATCGAGTTCAGTTAACCACTCTTCACCCGCACCAACAACTTGTTCGGCTAGTTGCTTTTTACTTTCAATCATGTCATGAATTTTCTCTTCTAAAGTACCAGTACAAACAAATTTATGCACTTGGACATTGCGGGTTTGACCGATACGAAATACTCGGTCTGTGGCTTGATTTTCTACTGCTGGGTTCCACCAACGGTCGAAGTGGAAGACGTGATTGGCACGGGTTAAATTTAATCCTACACCACCAGCTTTGAGTGACAAAATCATAATTGGTGGCCCTTGGGGATCGTGTTGGAAGCGGTCGATCATTTCCTCACGTTGTTTTTTGCTGGTACTACCATACAAAAAGAATATCTCTCGTCCTAGCTGTTGTTCTAAGTAGGGTTTGAGTAGTTTACCCCACTCGGCAAATTGGGTAAAAATCAAAGCGCGATCGCCTTCTGATAAAACCTCTTCTAACATTTCCTGTAACCGCAATAATTTACCCGATAGCTGCGGTTCCAAAAGAGTAGATTTTTTCAAATATTGCGCTGGATGATTGCAGACTTGTTTTAGCTTGACGAGTAAAGCTAAAATCATACCCCGGCGTTGCATTCCTTCGGCTGTTTCAATTTCAGCTAAAGACTCTTCTACGACTTTCTGATAAAGTTCAGCTTGTTCCAGACTCAGACCACAAAATACATTCATTTCCTGCTTTTCTGGCAAGTCTTGAATAATTTCGCGGTCAGTTT
Above is a genomic segment from Fischerella sp. JS2 containing:
- a CDS encoding SWIM zinc finger family protein; the protein is MTNYTLQASREWWSQRWLELLDSYRFKKRLERGRNYARQGNVLSIEFQGAKVLAKVQGSEPEPYKVSLSLDSFSDEEWNYVVETMSQKAIFAAKLLAGEMPQNIEEVFTANGISLFPFTLSDVHSKCSCPDKANPCKHIAAVYYQLGDRFSEDPFVLFQLRGRTKEQIISNLRQLRSTNIEVTTDQTQEDKESISQNQYLLKLESFWQYHEPLESSLVVIAPSTSETVLDVLGSIPLAKEEENLASLTAADLVMKYLDTVYKDVSQKAMLAAMNVGGN